The window TGGAGGTTAGTGTAGGTAAAGTCTATAGGGTATCCATAGACGCACTCAGAGACTTTCCCTGGAGCCGCTACGTAAGGTTCGCCTTCCTATTTGGTTCAGCTGTATTGGGTAGCACTGCAGGTGATGTGGATATAGCCATCTCTAGGGTAAGCCTAGAGACACTGGGTGAACTCCTGGCGGAGCTCGTTAAGAGTATTCACATACCTGAGGACTACATAGATCTAGTAATCATAACCGAGAGGACGCCTTGCCCCCTCGTCTTGGAGGCCTTCAAGGGGATGCCACTCTACGTGGCCGATTGGGATGAGGTCTATAGGTATTTCAATGTATGTCAAGACCAACAGATTGACTCAAGGAAGCTAAGGCTCATCGAAACGGCGGTGGATGCGGTATGGCGAAGGTAAACGTCCTCCTAGGCTACATAGCTAAGTTAACGGCCTACCTAGATAGTATAGTGGAGAGGGGGTACGATTTAAATAATTGGGATGATCTAATGAGAATATTGCATGCACTACAGCTACAGGCCCAGGCATTAGTGGATGTAGTACAGAGGGTTGCCTCTCTGATGGGTGAACCAGCCCAAACGTATATTGAAGCTGGAGAAGCGCTTTTAAGGCTGGGAATCCTCAATGCTGAGGATTTTAGACTCTACCGATCTATAGTTGGTTTCAGGAACGTGGTAGTCCACGGCTACATTTCAATTAATATTGATCAAGTTGATGAGATACTGAAAAACAGGCTATATAAAAGGGTGCTAGATCTCACCGAAAGGATAGCTAAAAGAGTGTCGGATCCA is drawn from Caldivirga sp. and contains these coding sequences:
- a CDS encoding DUF86 domain-containing protein gives rise to the protein MAKVNVLLGYIAKLTAYLDSIVERGYDLNNWDDLMRILHALQLQAQALVDVVQRVASLMGEPAQTYIEAGEALLRLGILNAEDFRLYRSIVGFRNVVVHGYISINIDQVDEILKNRLYKRVLDLTERIAKRVSDP
- a CDS encoding nucleotidyltransferase domain-containing protein: MEVSVGKVYRVSIDALRDFPWSRYVRFAFLFGSAVLGSTAGDVDIAISRVSLETLGELLAELVKSIHIPEDYIDLVIITERTPCPLVLEAFKGMPLYVADWDEVYRYFNVCQDQQIDSRKLRLIETAVDAVWRR